The Lolium rigidum isolate FL_2022 chromosome 2, APGP_CSIRO_Lrig_0.1, whole genome shotgun sequence genomic interval TATcctaggttttgaaacttatcaCAGTGCTCTAGGACAACCTCTGAATCTCATTTCTTGCAGGGCTTGATGAatgtttcttctttgttttatctTTTTGTAAAAATAAAATAGGCAATGGAGAGATAACTTTATTCTGGGAGGATATTTGGTTAGGTAACATGCCTTTAAGGGAATGTTTTCCAAGACTTCATTTGCTTAACTTTATTGTCAATATTTCAGTAGAATTTTTTTTAAGAAGGTTGGGGTGTTATTAGATTCCGTAGGGTTCTTTTGGGGGAGACTGGTAAGATGTGGCTGGATCTAAAATATATGTGTACTGGAGTCATATATTCTATCTGAAGAAAATGATActtcctccggttcatattaattgactctaatatggatgtatctagacacattttagttctagatacatccatattgaagtcaattaatatgaatcggagggagtacttgtatCTAGATGCTAGAAAAGAACGGCTGTTTTCCGTTAAGTCTGTGTATTTAGCTCTAAAAGCTCATAATAGTGAAGTACCCTATGTAGGCTTATGGAATATCAGAATTCCGTTAATGGTAAAGTTTTCCTTTGGTTAGCTCTTAGAATAGCATTTTGAGTAAGGATAATCGAATTAAAAGAAGGTCTGAAGGGGATAAAAGTTGTAGATTTTGTAGCTTTGACCATTTGTCTTTTCATTGTGCTAGTTCTGTTATATGTGGGTTGTGGTAGCTTGTGCACCTGATGTGAAGAAAGATGCCTGCTAGTATGGAGGAGCTTTGTAGATGGATTTAGAGTTTAAAAATGTTAAGAGTTCATGTTTTGATAGCAACTGGAGTTACAACTGTTTTGTGGTTCATTTGAAAAGTTAGAAGTTAGacatgttttaaaaatatatatcCTGATGATCTGATCAGTATAGTGAGTAGAGTTTCTAAAAATTTAAATTCTTGAGCCAGATTGTAGAAGACAAAATTCCGAGATAGGTTTCGCTTCGGAGCCAAGTTGTTGTTGCTGATGGCCACTGACTTCTTCCATCGGAGGAAAGGTTGGGCACCGCTGACTTTGCGCTTGGGTAATAGTTGATGGTTCTTTCGCTCCTAGAGTTAGTTCAATTTGCAGACGTTTGGTTAGGCCGCCACCGTCGATGTCCTACGGCTCCTCTCTGCACCACCACATCCACTCTAGGGGACACCACCAATGAGAGAAGACCGACTTTCCTAGGCCCATATGGGACCCATAGGGCCTGGATTTGGGCCATCGAATCTCGGCCGCCACCACCTCCCTACCACGCCGTTTCGGCGCCACCGCGATGCAACCTGATCACACCTCGTTCAGAGCCCGCTGCCTTCACTGCCCGTCGCCACACAACACCACCGTCGAGGGTAGGATCCACCGTGCACGGTTGCCTTCCCCGCCAGCCCCACCCGAGGAGGACCTGCACCGGGTAGAGGAAGGGCTGCCGCCGGACCACCCAGGCTTTGCTCGGCAGCTCCCGCCGGGGTCGGCGAGGGGGTGGGGAGGGTGGTTGAGGAATGTTGTGGAGGTTAGGTTTGGGGGTGCCCCGGAGTCACCCACGGGGAAGCGACCCGAGGGCTTCACTTTTTCTATGGTCCAATGTCCATGCTACTATGCTTGCATGGCAATCGACACTGCCAAGTGCAACTGAATTGTCACATGTTGTCATGTTCAACCAAGTAGGATACAAGTGGCATGGACATGTTGCACTCTTCACGTGCTGAGTGCCACGCATGAAATGCAGGGTAGGCCACATGAGAGACTAAACATGGGACGGATATCACCATTACTGAGTGTTTGTCCCAGCTGGCTGGTCAGTCGACAAAGGCAAAGTTGGATCGCATTTAGGGCTAGTTAGGTTGTTGGGCCCCAAAAACCTAGGCAGCAAACCCCACGGGGAAATTCCGTGCGCATAAAGGAAACTATCTTGGCAAAATAGTCATTTCCATTTGGACATGCAAAGGAAGGAAATGAAAGGCAAGGGAACCCAGCATCGCCATCTCCCTTTGATGCACAAGAAGAGAGCGAGCGAGGCGAGGGTTCTATTCCCCACCTATCGAGTCGTGGAACGCTCGCCCAGGAAAGGGTCGAGGAAAGGTCGGGCTCTCTTCCTCTTGACAACCAAATGGCCATGATTGGCTTCCTTGGGTCAACTGGCCCATGTTTTCTCTAGCCAGGGAAAGGTCATGGATCCACCGGGTTCCCTAGCTACCAAACGATGTCTTAGGGGGTAAACCTGCTCAACTTGGCTGTGTAGGTCAGGTGGGTGCACACGAGCAGTGTATCCATTTTCCATCACCCATCGCTGTGACAGCCATTGCACCGAGGAGGAACACAATTGTTTTTGATCGGGATGTGTTCCCATTCTTGGCGTTTCAGCGAGAGATATACTTTGATCAAATTACGGACCAATGGAGTAGTGCACAACGCAGGTGGAGTATATATTTGGTTGTTGGGGCCCAAAAACCTAGGCAGAAAAACCCAAACCCAGCAAGGAAATTCTTTGCACACAAATGAAATTCTCCCACCATGAAAAATAGTCATTGCATTTGGACACGCAGAGGAAGGAAAAGGAAGGCAAAGGAACCCAATGCCGTCGTCTCCCTTTGATGCTCAGGAAGAGAACAAACAAACGAGGCGATGATTCTATTCCTGACCTATCTAGTCCTGGAACACTTTCCCAAGGAAGGGTCGAGGAAAGACCGGGGCTCTCTTCCTCTTAGACAATGAAATGGCCACGATGGGCTTCCTCGGGTCAATCGAACCATGCTTTCTCTAGCCAGGGAAAAATTGTGGATCTGCCAGGTTCCGAACTACCAAACGAGGCCTTAGGGGTAATCCCGCTCAACCCGGTTGTGTAGGTCAACTCGATGCATACGAGCAGTGTATCCACTTTCCATCGTCAGTCGCCGTGACAGATTGGCATGTGTTGCCATTCTTGGCGTTTCGGTGAGAGATATACTTTGATTAAATTATGGACATATGGAGTAATGCACATCATAGGTGGAGTAGAAATACGTGCGAAGAGTagccatttttttaaaaaacacTATACCAACACAAATGTTTATAAATAtgtacatacactcacccctataaacGTATGCAGACTCTACAGAGTTGTTCGGTTGCGGGAAAGGCCAATTTctcattcgctatttgggtattccgattcattaccgGAGACTCACGAtcgctgaatggaaaatagtagaagaaagattacagaagcgccttagtagttggaaaggcaaattgctatccctgggaggaagattggtactcattaattcaagtatcgacaaatatggtactgtatatgttatcgttCTTCCTTTTACCAAAAGaagttctgcataaactcgattattatcgatccagattcttttggcaaggggatagcgagaaaaagaaatatcgactggttaaatggagtgtagtttgtagtcctaaagatcaaggcgggcttggtGTTCATGACCTGGAAGTCAAGAATACAGccctgctaggtaaatggcttttcaagctccttaccgaggatgggatttggcaaactatactcCGGAGAAAGTATATAGGCTCAAAGACGTTATCTcaggtggtttggaaacctggagattcacACTTCTTGGCTGGTCTAATGGCGTCAAAAAATGCCttttttcgtcatggtactttctcaacTAAGAATGGGGCACAGATACGTTTCTGGGAGgatgcttggttagacaatgcacctctaagtgaacagtatcctgcgttgtatagtatcgttcgtcgcaagggagataccattgccacagtaatggctacctctccaccgaatgtgacgttccgaTGTGTTTTGCTAGGACAAAGGCTAGTGGCATGGAACGCTTTAATTCATAGGTTGGGGGATGTTAACCTATCGCCTGAAccagatgaatttaggtggaatttacatgtagatggctctttctcggtaAAATCCTTATACACCGCCTTAATCCATTCTGTTTTaccggttgataataataagaaaatttggaagatgaagataccattaaaaataaaaaaaattggatggtaccttcgtcaaggagtcatcctcaccaaagacaatcttgttaagcgaaatTGGCAAGGAAGCTctcgatgtgttttttgtcatcatgatgaaactattaaacacctcttcttccagtgccagtttgcgagatctatttggtctatcatccaagtagcgtctaccttgtatcctcccactagtgtggccaatgtcttcggtaattggcttcatggtatagattcaaggttcaagttgcttcttagggtgggggcgctagcagttatctgggcgctttgggtgagtagaaatgacaagatttttaatgatattaactcctctttgttgcaggtcatctacagatgtacatggattcttcgttcatggttacctcttcagcgtatggagaaccgagacctatttacggaggtctgtacacgattggaggctacggcgagggatactttttccctacatgggtggcagcatagtctacggattgaagccccacccataTCTTAGGCGTTTtgcgattcatcgttccgatatgtatttcgcctagtttttaGTTTGGCATCTTTTTTAGACTTGACtttcataaacggctgtgtgcatcctggttatgcagaggctggatgtaattgcttcccaaaaaataataaagcatcctttataaaaaaaaaacactttCGAGAGACTGAATACAAAAAGGAAAATGATTGCTTTCCCCCGGGGGTTGACGCGCTAGCAACCTCCTGTTCCCGGGTCGTTGGATCGAACGCATCGTGCGGACACTAATCCTCCAGCGTATCCCACGTGGAAGCAGCTCCACCACATCCTGGCGAGAAAAACGTGTGGAAGACAACTACCTTATCTCTTCTCGCTCACAAAATCAACGCCGCCTGCTCGATGCGCCGCCGCACGCTACCATGGTCGGCGACACTGGACGAGTTCCTCCCCGTCGACGGCCACCGCACCCTCCCCGCCGACGGCCACCGCGCCACCCCCGTCGACGGCCACCGCGCCTTCCTGCTGCGTCAAGCTtctcgcctcgccgccggcccgCCTCCCCCGACCTCCTCCCCCAGCAGTCTCTCCGCCCTCGCCACCGGCCGCAGcccccgacctcctcctccttcaggcGCCGTGCCGCGTCCTCATCGGAGCTCAGGCAGAGCCTCCCCTGCGCGCGGCCGCGTTGCATCCTTGTCGGTGCCCGCGCCGAGCCTCCCGTGTGCCGGCCGCCTCCACGGGCCTCCTCCACCGTCGCCGGCGATGCCGGCTGCGACGTGTCGCGGCCGTCGAGGCCCTCTGCGCCGCGTGTGGCTGCCGGCGTCTGCAGGCGACTCCGTTCCTCACGGGCGTCATCCAGCGAGCCGTCCCGCCGCGGGCCTGCAGATATGCGAGCGCACTGCCCCTGTCCCTCCCTCTCCCTGCCTCCTCGTTCCGCGGCGAGGACGCCATGTGCCGCCCCAACCTCCCCATCTTCTTTCCTCCTCCATGCGGTGTTGCGAGCGGCAGCTGGCGGTGCTACCATGAGCGAGCCAAGTTGCTGCCGACGGCGGCCCTCGTTGCTGCTGGCGGCGGGCCAAGTTGCTGCCCACGGCGGCCATCCTTGCTGCCGACGGCTTGCGATATGCATTACGTGAATTTTGCTGTAATATCtagattttttttgctacaaccgTTCTATATTTTTGCTATGTtagtatatatattttgctaCTAAGTATTTTCGGTGATGTATGGGACGAAGTCTGTTTTGATACAATAGCAATGATCTTGCCAGAGACCTTGTAAAAAATGATGTGATGCTATTTTTTTGCTAtaatttttttgctgttttgctactttagtataGAAATTTTGCTacgagcgtctccggcgaggtctccgtcgATATTTCTGATGATATTGGTTTTTGCTACATTAGCATTTTTTTGCTATAATAGCATAATTTTTTGctacgagctctccggcgaggtctccggcgagctcagtTGTTTTCGtgactgaaccgttttttgctacattgtagcaaaagCGGGGttattttttgctgccgggaggtGTCTTTTTGCTACATTCAGTAAAAGCAGATCTGACCGTCTAAGATGGCCGATccgacggctggcgacccgggggctgggaaatcagatcccccggggaaGGCCAAGCACTTTCCATACAAAAAAGCGGTTCCGGCACCGTCTTATACGTGGAGGCTGCGTGCCTGTGAGAAAGTGGTCCTCGGCCCGTGTCCGGCCGGTCCTAAGATCGATTTAGTATGACCTAAGCTTGCCTAGGTTGTAATATGTGTTAGCAAGTGATTGGTTAGATGGTTCGAAAGAGGGAATGTGCACACCTGTTTACCACTAACAGCTTTCTCAATTACCAACGAGACTTGCCAGAAGTAATTCCTACTCTCCTAGAGTGCTTGATTCGGATACTATCTGCGCCCTGAACATGCATTTTCCATTTGTGCTGATGCTGCGATCGAACATCTGATTGTTTCTGAAAAAACTCATGCCCTCCTCTGATGCATGCACAGATTGTTCGATCAGTTCGCTAAACTTAATTAGTTGGCCGTCCACTCGAGGTCGACGGCGGTGGTCGATTTCTCCGGTGGTCCTGGTCTTCACGGCCGGGTTTGTCAAAGCAGTGCGCGTGTTGCCGCGTCGGCGTGCGAGTTGGCGCCTAAACTATGGCCATGTCATTAAGCGTGTAAATTTGATCGTCCATAACGGCGGTGTAAAACATGTGTTGCGCCATGCAAGATCGATCGGTCAAGAGCCAAGATAGCTTCAGCTGGTTCGGCGGCCAGCAACAATGCATGCGAGTAACCGCGTTTCACTTCTTCCGCCCGACACGACAGATTTTTATTTTATCCTACTCCTAGCTGTGCCAATCAAAGAGTGCCGTTACGTGTTCTAGCTAGTGCAAGTCCCTCCTGCGTACGTAAGCATGCAGATAGTCTTTGGCAATAGCATGGCGTCCGATTTTGACTCAGCTTTTCTTAGATGATTATGAGATTGTCACATTCTGTCTCTGGTCTTTTGAGAAACGTCAGATTGGTTCTGATATGTCAACTGGATTATCCTTTGTCTATGTTATTCTGTTCAGTTTCTGAACTTTTGGATGCGAGATGTCCTTGCAGCGGGTGTTGTGTCTAGAGCCATCGGAGGGTACATGAAATTGTATGTCCGACGGATCTCCCAAAATCTAGTCGATTTACGTGTTCGTTGGTATGATTCTAGGTCTGGATCTTTCAATCTAGAAGTCttgtcattggcgatggttgtctCTCTAACATGTTGGATGTTGGGTCTTATGACGGCAACTTCTCGTTGGTCTATAATAACAAGTTCTATTACAATATGTTTTGTCCGGCTTCATTGATGGAGGAGCGAGGTTGACGACGGCGCACCACCGGCTCACACCAGTGTTTGTAGTCATCACTAGCTGGTCTAGAAACCTATTAGTAATTTTGAGTACTCCCTCGTCCCAAAATAACTTGTTCAACTTTTTTCTTAGCtaaaactaaaatgtgtctatataTACTTTCATATCTAAACAAAGTTGAGCAGCttattttgggatggaggaaGTACCTTTTACTTATGTTGATGTTTATTAATATACTGGTTGATCTTTTCATAAAAAGATGTGCTTCGGTCTTCAGAAATGAAAAGGCTAACAATTTTGCTAATTCTCAGTTGAGAATTAACTTAGCTCTCACTCGAGTCTTACACCATCGGATTATCATCACAATTCATGCACTTGTACGTTGTAGCTTggtttgcaactgagatttttttcaaTTGCAAATGAGATTGTAACTAGAGAAAGTGCCACAGCCCATTAAATTTTCTTAGGGATTCATGCTAACTGTATATTGCAACACGGATTGCAACTAAAGTTAAATTACATCACTTGGCTGAGAAGTAAGTTAATTATCCTTCATGGGAAATTAGTCACATCGAAAAGATAAACATTGGTTTGTTTTATGCTGGAGGACATCTATTCCGCCCCCCATAAGTGACAAGGGAGGCATTGTAGTAATTCAGATGTCGTCTGCCCACGTACAAGGGCCAACCGAGTGATCGAGCTAGCAATTCTTCCCTTGCATCATGCCATCCACAACCCCATCAGGCTAACCACAGACGACTCGATTAGTGTCGTGTCCCACGACGGAATCTCTTGGATTCGTCACTTTTGCGCTTTTTCCTCCCGTGCTAATCCACCCCAGCGCTAAAGCGCAGATCGAGATTTATCACATCCGATGACACCAGCGGCCACTAACACTCTCGTCTAGTCCATGCACGCACAGACCACGCACTCGCGCGCTTTTCCTTAGCCAAACCGAGTGAGCGGCCGGGGCTCGTTAGCGCGCGGTGGCCACGGTGGCGCGCCGTGTTTGGACGCCGCGGCGCGCGTGGTGTTAGGCACGCCCCCTGCGCTGCGCTCTCCGTGTTGACGACGGGGATCGACTCGACCGGAGCCGTACCATGACTGCGCAACAGGACGATCGTGGTGAGGTGGTCAAAGGCTCAGATCAGGGGCCGTGAACCCGCCGGCCGGCCTTTCTGCCGATGGCGACGGCGATCGGAGTAACCGCGTCGGGAATCCGATCACTCTGCCTTGAAGCGACCGGGAGGTACGCTGCGACCGCCAGGTGTTCCACGAGTTAGGTTTTGCCTTGGGATCGGCGCCGTCTGGTCGGGCTTATTTTACAGTACAGTTCAGCTAGGTAGAATTACATACTATACTACTAGTCTAGGCCCGAGTTGTTTTCATAAAGCCACCAACTTTCTTACAAAATTTTCCGATTAGTACCACTTTACGTTTTAAGAACAGAAATCTACATATTTTGTCCACATTTTCATAAAAACACTAATCGCATATTGATCCTAAATTGACACAAAAACTGATAGGTGGGACCTACATGTCAGGACAAATTTGTTGATATGGACTAAGACCCACTTGTCAGCCCTATTACTAAATTaaacaaaaaaatagagaaaaatccCTCCCCAGTCCCGACCAGTCCCCCCAGCCCAATAGCCCGACCTCGCGCGGCAAACCCCATGGCACGGTGGCGGGTGAGTGGCCAACCTCCTAGGAGTTCGAGGCAGGCGACGAGCATGCTTGCGAGCGACACGGCGTGTGCACGAAGGCCGGCGACCCACCCCGACCTCGCTCGATGACAGATTTTAGGGCGTGGTACCAAGCGATGGGTGACCATCCTCCTCCTTGCGACAGGGGAGGGGCATGCACGGGACAATCCTGGCTAGGTCTGTAGGCTAGGCCTCCTCCGATGGTTGGGCCCTTGTCCGCTCCATGACTCTTGGGGTTGGATGGGAGCAGTGCGAGGAGCTTTCATCGGCACTAGATTCCATGCATGAGTGGAGTTGGGCCGATGCTGGCCTCAAAGCAACGTTGCGGTCGCATGAGTCCCATGTGTGACATGATCACTCGCTGCAAGGTCGAGGTAGAGTTGCCAGATTGGAGGGAGGGCGGTAATGGCCTGCCTCGCCAGAGTACAAAGGCGGTGGGATCGGCCGGTGGCGGTGCCGTGGTGGTCTCAGGATGGGAACCTCCCAATTCCAttttgttcattttcttcgaAAATTTTGATTTTCTTAATTGTTGCTGACAAGCGGGAGACAACCCACATCAgcaaatttgatcaaacaaatgcTTCTCACATCTCAGTTTTCGTGTCAATTCAGGTTCAATGTATGATTAGTGCTTTTTGCGAAAACCTAAGCAAATGTGGTAGATTTTTGTCCAAGAAATGTGAAGTGGTACCAATCGATAAATTTTGCTAGAAaattggtggttttatgctaacaAATCGCCCAGATCTAGTTTTTCTTCTTCATTTTTGACAACAAGGCAGGATCAATATGTTGGATTCACTGTCGGAACCATGCATAAACAAAGGCAGGATCGATATGTTTATATGGGTATAAAGAGCCTCCATCATGGCATGTACAAAGGTATACTACATCATACTTATACGGTATAGATACACAGTATGTTTAACAGCCATTGCTCTCCCACCACTAGCCCAATCGCCTATCCGACGGAGCATAATGGGAACAAAGCAGCGCCCCATCTTCCCCGCTCCAATGCTCCATAGTCAAAATTTATCAGGTTAATAGTTGTATCTTTATTAACGATTAGTTCAATTTATGTTGTCCTCTGGTTTAGCAGGCTGATGTGGAACATATGGGCATCTCGAAGAGCAAGTTCAATAGTGTAGCCGGATGTTGGCTACAAGCAAGATGTTATGTTATGTATAGTTAACATATACATCGCGTGTGGACAGAACATGTGCACACCCCCAAATGTAAATTCTTTGCTTGGTTGATTATGAAAAATCGTATGCAGACGTCGGAGAGACTTCAACGTAGGGGTTAGGAGAATTGTGGAAATTACCTCGTATGCATTCAAGTCCAAGAGACGGTGGACCATATCATGTACAAGTGCAGATTTACCAAACGAGTTTAGAGAGAGGTCCTTTCTTGATGCGGCATCCCGGAGGGTTTAATGGAGACTTGGGTATATGAGCCTTCTGTTGATGTGTGGTGGACAAATATTGCCTTGGCTAGAGGGCAACATAGAAAAGCGATTACGCTTATTTCTTGAGAAGTTTGGAAGGAGCGCAATACTAGAGTCTTTCGCCACCATCAATCTACCGAGAGCACGGTCATTGCCAAGATCACAGATGAGGCTCATTCTTGGGGCTTGGCCGGTGCAAAATATTTGAGTTATGTAATACCGGGAGAGTAGGCTTGTGTTAAAGTCCTGGGACTTTTCCTAGGCATTTGTACCAAACTCTAACTTCTTCTCTATCAATGAAAACGGCAAATATTTTGCCTCGTTATTTTTAAAATATAGTTAACATaacgggaatggtgttttggcacatgggagcatatgctccctttattttgaaatacatgttacatatattttgaaatttcaaaaaattgaaacgaaaaattcgaacgtacatcttcacgtgctacacgctcacaaagttgtttcataaaaatccgacttgtcgtatGACgtgtctaaaaaagacaaaattcaatgctgaaaataaggcttttcaggagattcttttttacacagaccacaaaacatattggtttctgacgaaacttgacgaacttacgtatattgtggagatgtacatgtagaattttttgttaaaatttttcgacatttcgaaatataactttttgatagagagagcatatgcacccgggagccgaattgaatttccgttaaCATATAGCCAATATATCTTATTTGTATATTTATTAATATATGACCCATGCACCTTCCACTCTCACAAAGTGGCTACAGTACGTGCTAGATCTAGATGTTGCATTACAACCCACTTATATTCTTTTCTCTTTACTTTCCTCCAAATAAGCACAAATATAAAACTCCATCTATCAATAAAAAATATGTTAatggtttgtctaaatttggatgtgagtgtctagatacattgaaATTTAGCTAAAATTGTGACATCTCTTTATGGGAGGTAGTATTTATATCCTTATAGCGAGATGATTAGATTTTGTTATACTTCTTCCATTCTAAAATAAGCATCTTAACTTTTTTAGACACAAATGTGTCTATTACTAAACTAAATATAGATAGATCCACATATATAGATAAAAGTAAGACATCTATTTTAGTATCAGAGGGATTACTTGCTTTAATCGTTAGTAACGTGGATATGCTGCCACCAGCGCGAGCTTCCCGTACGCCATAGTACTACACGTCCTCTTGTATGAATACACGTGGAGCAACGCACATGAACCGTAGGAATCACGCGCAGCTCTTTCTAGAACGAATATTTGAGCCCATGTTCAATTATACTACACTGGTGTTGCTAATCTTTTAGCTAGCGAAAGAAAGATGCACTAGGACTATTGTTAAACAGCACCAAATCTACGGCATCCTGTTGGAGCATCTAGAATAGTCGCACTCGCACGACACCGAGCCGGTAACAGCAAGAAACTGAACATAACCCAAAAAATAAAACAATCGAGGCCATGCGCATGCACTCCCAAATCCCAATTACTGGTCAGTTGATCTTTGATCGGGGGCCTGAGTGTTATCGAATAAACTTGCAGGCAAGGATCTGCCTTACCTGGTGGCGCCGGATGAACAGTTAGCTACAAGCAATAGGAAACAATCCGTGGTTTGTCCCTGTCGTGGCTACACAAAGCAACACCCAAATAACGCAGCTAAGCTAGGCGATAGAGGCCGCGCTTTCGGCAAGAAAACCTAGGGTCAGTCGGTAATCCGTCATCATGCCTGTCGAGAAAAAGAGAAGCAAAAGGTTGATTAGAATTACCGGCGACATCAATCGCCGGCCGTGGGGGCATTTCCGGCAGCCGATCCCGTGCCACCTCCTCGATCAGAGAGCGTAGTGACAGTGGAGTGCCCCTGACAGCGACCTGGTCTGTGGTGACCGGCGACCCGGAGACCGTGCTAGTATATATGCAGCGATAGCACACTCGGTTTGTTGCACATCTAGCCTCGATCGGGCTCTCGCTCGCTCGCTCACTCGCTCGGGAGAGAGACAGAGATCGAGTACGATCACGAGGAAGTGAATAATAACTCTGAACCAAActttggtttgcaagttttgcTAGTTCTGTTAAGGTAGTAACAAGTGATTGCTGGAATGGAGCAGTTCGGTTGGGGAAGGGAGGAGGGAGGGTGGAGGAAAGGGCCTTGGACGGCGCAGGAAGATAAGCTGCTGCTCGAGTACGTGAGGCACCAGGGGGAAGGGAGATGGAACTCTGTCGCCAAGCTCACCGGTACTGATGAGTGATGACTCATTCTTGCTCTTGTTCGGACATTTTCCCTCTTTGGTTTCCCTGAACTCTGTCAGACACTCAGAGTAGCATGCATGTATTAAGCGCGTTAATGGCTTTGAACTGCATGCAAGCACATGCATGTTCGTCTACTGGGATGGCTAGAGCTGACGAAACACTTTGTTCTGCAGGTCTGAAGAGAAGCGGAAAGAGCTGCAGGCTTCGGTGGGTGAACTACCTGAGACCTGACCTCAAGAAAGGCAAGATCACGCCGCAGGAGGAGAGCGTCATACTGGAGCTGCACGCCTTGTGGGGAAACAGGTAATGGAACAGAAAAAATCTGTGTTCATGCATGCACATACCAAGAACAATCGATGGGATTTATCCAGCTGACATACAATGGACAATTCTGCTAGATGGTCGACGATCGCGCGTAGCCTCCCCGGTCGGACGGATAACGAGATCAAGAACTACTGGCGGACGCACTTCAAGAAGGCCAAGGCGTCGTCCAAGAACATCGAGCGCGCCAGGGCGCGGTTCCTGAAGCAGCGGCGCGAGATCATGCGCGCCGGAGGGCACCACGAGCACCTACAGCGCGACGACGTCCAGGACGACGACGGTGCCGCTAGCCCGGACAACACCACCAGCGGCCCCGGTCCCGCGAGCCATGCTGGTGAAGCGACATGGCCAGCGCCGCTGAcgcaggacgacgacgacgacctggtAACGATGGGAGGCATGCCGGACGACGTGGACGAGTTCCTGCGGTACCAGCCCATGCCGGCCTACTTCCTCGACGGCGGCGCCACCAG includes:
- the LOC124687763 gene encoding MYB-like transcription factor EOBI, whose translation is MEQFGWGREEGGWRKGPWTAQEDKLLLEYVRHQGEGRWNSVAKLTGLKRSGKSCRLRWVNYLRPDLKKGKITPQEESVILELHALWGNRWSTIARSLPGRTDNEIKNYWRTHFKKAKASSKNIERARARFLKQRREIMRAGGHHEHLQRDDVQDDDGAASPDNTTSGPGPASHAGEATWPAPLTQDDDDDLVTMGGMPDDVDEFLRYQPMPAYFLDGGATSVSGSDAGSSGEIDGACATWGSLWNLDDVVDVDGGGGACCLWDSFPLPQDQGLAFY